The DNA region GAAAGCAGAGAAACTGAAGGTGCAGAAAAAGCTTCAGTGGCTATCTGGGATTGTGGTAGCCCTTTATATGATTCATATGAGCTGGTCTCACTTAGTCATCTGATTGAGCGACATCTACAGGCAGTGCCATCTCTCGGCGGATCAAAGAGGTTCACCACCAGATTTCATTATCCCTGTGATGCATCATCTAACTTGCGCTCCATAACGCACGCTAAAGCTTCGTCTTCTTCCACAATCAATTCGTTGAGAGACACCAATGTTGGCAGAAAGTTGATGGAGAGGAGGATtggagttgaagaagaagagattgatAAGCGCAAAAGGTTGGAAAGACTCTGCGGAATTTGTAAAGTATTGGGATTTTCGAAGAAATAGAAAAACAGTGGCTGAAACAGGTAATTGTGTGGCGCAAATAATGCTGATTCTTACACTCTGGCTTTAGCATATATTGTTCAGAATCCTAATCTGAATTTAACATATTGTTGttatatattgatgatatctcATTCATTTGGCAATCTGAATACTTGAAACACAGATTAAAATGATTTCCTCACCATTTACTAAGAAAAAGATGGACTGATAATTGATGATGAACCAGAATTTAATGCAATTCAATTTACAAGAacttatttttctgttttcagGCAAAGCTGTCATTAATCAGTCTATGTCAGTCCGAAATGAGAAAGCTAgcttaattaaattaagttgGCAGTTAGGTGGGCGATAGCATGTGGACGAAGTGCATTTTGGGAAAAATATAAGGTTGGTTTTGGTTGGAAAATATTAATGTTTAGTGTATTTCCAATGTGGAACACACCAAAATTTGTAGTGGAAATCGATTAATGCTCATTTGCAATCCATGTTTCgcattatttttgtttttcctgcCTGTGTGTGGACCTGTGGAGCTCACTTGCCATTATACAAAACTTCAACCCTACACTAGAAAGAAACCGTCTTTCTGGGCAAATTTGTCTTCGACCAAAATCCTGGTCAATTTGATGCCCAAAATGACACATATTACACTTGACCCACTTAGGTGATTTCTTGGTTTAAGAGTAGTCGTGTCTCGGCCCATTCCTGCAGAGCTGCACCATAAACAATCAATCCAATCCAACATGttgattcttttatctttaGTCGAATGCAGGCCTTTCCAGCTCACGCTTGTGTGATTTACTCTTTTAAGACTGCCAGCAACACTAGATTCGAATGCTTTAAAGTTGAAATTACCCATCTTCTGGTTGACGTCCCTTTAGCCCATATCTCCAGAATAACCTTGGAAGACCTTTCAGTATTGATTGTGGACCTTTAAACACGGTTTAGACGGTATGATAAAATTTGCACTTCTGTTGAAAAGTCTTACTGGTTTCTTTGAAAGGTCACCAAGCAACATGCGAtccttctaaattttattttttatttagaaaaaggtcttcttgatttctttttcttccggGTGTAGCCCCATCAGCATGGAGCTCTGAACAAACATGCGTCTTTACCTAAACCCTAAAGGCCTAGATAcagtttcttttttaaaaatcatgttaaaacaTTGAAGGTGAAACTCATTTAAATTCTTCAGACTaggatttaatttcaaatccaCAAAGAAAATACTTTTTAGAAAGCAATTTGAaagaccaaatgactatttcccagccAAGTTtcgataaaatgataaatatatatttgtgacaAATGAAAAACCTAACTATTTATTCAAGTTTTAGTATGTTAGAATACacctactaattttttattaaggttaaaaggtaaaattgttattttattaataatattaaaataattaaaattataattcattttcttctcttagtttaaaaaactaacaacttctataatgtttaagttttgaaaaatttacttgtTTCTTAGAATACCAAACCTAAAATTTGATCACTTTTTCTGGCAAATGACAACCCGATGATAGATTAAAACATTGTCTTCCATAGGACGACCTTTAGATGACAAGTGTTGTCTAAATCTGGAAGACAAGCGTCATCCAAGGACGATGCTTTGTTGTCTAAGGACGATATTTTGTTGTCCACATTTTTGGACAACaagtgtcatctagcaatgttcGGGGCCCTCGGCCACCAACAATTGTCAGTAACTGGAGGTACAAAAAAAACCTAAggatttagagagaaaaaatcaattttaaaattaagatatgaatgtgaaatattaaattttaaaagttgtgcaaaaaaagagataaaatcatatatatttttaatataattgttaaataacagttttatctttatatttaataacaattttaatgaaaatttaaaaatagatgggtgtttaaattttttatttatcgtaaatatttttttaaaattacactaaaacttgagtgagaAATTTGAAGCCATAGCAACTTAAAGTTACATGGTTAATCTCTTGTTACGTCTAAAACTAAAACTCATTTGCAAATAAAATCTCTGAATTTTAATGGGGGATGAAAACGAGGAACAATCTAAAAAATTAGGTATCCAAATATATGTGGAAATAAATATTTCTAACCCATAAGGAGAGCGGAGAGCCTCTGATAGCTTAAAGGGATTCGATTCTAAACGTGTCTAGTGGTTGGAAATAATTATTTGCAGTGCTTGAAACGTAAACACTTTGGTTGAAGGACTGTTGATGGTACTTAACCTCATTAAGTAATGtccaaagaaacaaaaatgaaagcTTACCTACCAATGCAATGAAGCTGAAAAGTCAGCTACGATAAACACTCTGAAAATGATGTATCAAAATGTGTAATTTACGATCCCAATacagaaaattttgaaacccAAATTACAACTTTACTTGTATTAGCAAATCATAATACCCAACTACTCATTTCTCGACCCACAAAACATAATAGCCCTTTGCTGCTCATGtggttgaaattaaattttctggAAAACAGGGGTTGGTTGGTGAGTTAGAACACAGAAATTTGTTGAGCTTCAGGAACATTCATTATTCTGTTCTGTGTTGTAAAAGTCAAGAGAGAGATGGGTGGGATTTTGTTTTGTAGTAGCAAATAGAGATAGCTGAGTAATTACTACTGCTGAGGGGCCATGGAGAAATTGCGAATCAGAACAGGAGAAGCTGGTCAGAGGCTCAGAATTAAGACTTTTCAGTCAGACTGAGACTTTTCTTTCGACTCTGCTGCTTCTTTCACTTCTTTTCACAACGGCCAAAACAGTGCTTTCCTCTCACTAGTCGCAAGCAATAAACCTGTAAAGCAGAGCATGGATCGACTAAAGATAAAGGCACCTGTATATATTCCaagtaacaaataaaaaaaatactttaccTCCTTGCCTAATTCCCACTGAAGCtcttttctttgcttctttctttcaatcattttatatattattatgaattttgaaGTTCACTAAATGGGGTCGGGGAAGTAACAGAAAATGGAGTATTTGTGCATGCAGAAAAAGTCTCTCTTAATTCACTGTACTTTTTTTACATCCAGTTTCAGATAGTCGTCGATTCCAACAAGACTTTTATTTTGTAGCCAAATGCCCAACGGCTCGTTTGATAAGATTTCCTCTATTAAACGACATCGTTTCCTTGGAACTAGcgctctctctccctctcttacCAAACTCTAACCAAGGCAACAGAGTAAACACAATTTTCTCATAACACAACACAACCGTCCTCGAATGGACTTTCGGTTCAGTTTTCAACAGATTCCATGTTCTTGTCTATGTGTTTCAGAtgttctctcttctcttcttctctcaatcctattttcctttttggtcgccgagaaaattgattttttaaaaagatttttctaCACTTTGCACCATCTTTTTTCATTTCCTACTAATCACATTATTCAActtctttgaaaaaaataaaatcattcaaatgcTACCCAATTGATCTTCGGAACCCATTATTTTCCttgaaattagtttatttttggctatcatcttataatttttaagtttgaaaggGACGGCTGTGTTCGATTTCTTCGATTTTTTTTGGTTAGGGGTATATATGGTTTTGTAGTTTTCTGGGTCGTCGTttacttttaaagttttattgaaTGATTGGATAATGACCGAGTCATCCAAAGTAAGGTTGGTTCGGTGTCCAAAGTGTGAGAATCTCCTTCCAGAACTTGAAGATTATTCTGTGTATCAATGTGGTGGTTGTGGTGCTGTTCTTCGAGGTAACCTTTCTttccttcatattttttttttcattaattgcAGCTTGTTTCGTTTATAACGTTTTTATTAGACGTGGTTGAAGAAAGTTCTTTTATTTGTATTCATGGAAATGGGTTGGAACTCAAAACCCAAGAAAAAGTAGAATTAGAAGAACAATAAGGTTGAGATTTTTCAATTTAGGAAATCAAAATAGGTAAAAAGATTTAGGGTTTGGGTGCTTGAatttcttaccttttcttttgcTATTTTTGTTGTAAATGATTCTTCCCCTGAGTTTCTGAGAATAAATGTTTTTGCTTATTTAATTCACAGCCAAAGTTAAAAATCGGGAGACTGACACTTTATCTGAGAAGtctgaagaagagaaaattggaGAAGCTTCCACCAAATCGCCCACTTCCTCTGAAAAGGGAATAGCGGACTCGAGTGAAGCTTCTGATACAGATAAGGCAGATTCTGGTTCTTTGAGGTGCGATCAAGGGGTCTCACAGAAGAATGAGGTTGAACTTGCTGACAGATTTACAAATCAATCTAAGGTTACAAATGACAATACGGGTGTTGAGCGTGGCCTTGATGTGAACACTAGGAAAGATGAAACAGATAATGCAATAGGAATTCAAAATAGGAATCTGAATTCCAGAATTGGATATACAGGTGGTTCCCAAAGATCAGGACAGATGTCAGATTGGCAAACTGGAGAGAGAAGTGAGGCGGAAGGATCTCACAAAACAATGAGAACTGATGCTGGAGGTGTAAGATTTCTGACTTCAAATTATCCTGAGGAGGGCCCTTCAAGTTACCATTCAAATTCTTCTTATTGTTATAGGGAGCCATTAAGGAACCGTACTGGTCTGGATGGGGCTAATAGAGTTCAGTACCTTGAACAAGATCGAGTTGAGCTTCTGAGGAAGCTAGATGAGCTTAAGGAACAGGTTAGTCGGTCTTGTGATGTGGCGGAGAAACCAAAGGAGAAAGTTCCTGTTGATGGGAGAATAGTTCCTCCAGATCCTTTTGGTGGTTCTGATTCATGGCTTCCAAATGGTTCTTTGGGATCAGATCAATCTTCAATGCCTTTTTCGGGGCCTGATAAACATGTTGCAGGGCCTTCTTATTTCAATCATGGCCCTGATCCATTTCCCTATACAAATGGCCATAAAATGCCTTTACATGGTTTACACCCTTCAATACATAACCCAAATCATGTTCCTGGGTATGGGGATCCTTTTGAATCCCAAGTGCTCAGGCGAGTTTCCAACCAGTTGCCCAGTCAATACCAACAACCACCATCTCATCCATACTTTTCTGGACAATATGTTGACACAACCCATTATCCCTTTGAGTCATACCAACAAAATGCTATCTTTCACCAGCCTTCCTACTCTTGTTACCATTGCTATGACAAACATCAACAGGTTTCAGCTCCAGTCCAATCCACTGCTTTTGGAAACAAACCAAATAATTCTATGTTATACCATCATGAAATTCCAGGAGCATTTGGTCCGTGTGTTCATAATTTTGGTGTTGCTGTTCCTCCATCAAATTTTCACGGTCCACAATCCCACACAAGACAGCCGAGTGACCTTAATTCCAAAATGGGTGGTTTTGTTCACTGCTATCCTCGGAGGGTGGTTTTAGCCAGTGGTGGCCGCCATTGCCGTCCAATAGCTGGTGGTGCCCCATTTTTTATATGCAATAATTGTTTTGAGCTACTGCAACTGCCCAAGAAAGCGAAGCTTATGGCTAAGAATCGGCAAAAATTGCTGTGTGGAACATGTTCATTGATTATCAATTTTGAAGTCATCAATAAGAAACTTGTTCTTTCTGCTCAAgctgaaacaaaacaaattgcCACAGAAGTCGATAATAGCTCTGTTGAGGCAGTGAAAGAGTATATTTCGCATTCCCATGGTCATTTTGACCGGAGTGGAGCTAATTTCTCTTCTGATGATTATGATAATTCTGGTTATGACTTTGAGGCAATGGATAGAGAGCCTGTCCCATTGCCGACAGACCAAGTTTTGAACTTAGGCAAGCCTCTGGAGATGCAAAGCCTCCATTATTCATCTCCTAGTACCTGTGAAGATGAAACTAGTCCAGAGGTTTTAATTGCTCAAAAAGAGGTCACAAAATCTACTCAGCAGCCTACTAAAGCGACTCTGTCTCCACCACCTGCTGGTTCACCACTTCAAGAGCATTTTGATTATTCTTCTAATAATCATGCTGTTAATCGATTTGGAAAGGGAAATAGAAGTAGTCGCTCTGATCAAGAGAAGTTGATCCCAAACAGGGTTGCCACAAGACAAAATTCTTTAAAAGAGGCATCATTGGCAACTGAGATGGAGGTACCATTAAATGAGTACTCTAATACTGTGATGTCTCAAGATTCAGGGGATGTAATCAGAGAAGATGATATTCCCAGAACCAACAAAGGGAGCGAATCGTTTTTTGCAAACATTTTCAAGAAGAGCTTCAAAACTGACGACCATGGCAAAAGTAATGTTTCAGTAAATGGCCATGTTATACCAGACCGTGTTGTTAAGAAGGCTGAAAAGTCAGCTGGACCAATTCGTCCTGGACAGTATTGGTAAATATGCCTACATTCATCTGTTCATTTTAATGATCTTTCGACTTGGCATGCTATAATGGGGTTTGTATGTGGGATGGACCCGTATGCATCAATCCCATGCATGCAAGTGGGAGAAAAGATTGGTTTAGTTTCTTTGTTATATATTGATCTATTATAAACTTACTATTTTGCTAGTGTGCTCAAATATGAACATTATACTTATTTCTTATATATCAGTTCCAGTTATGGTTTTCTGTTTCTTGTATCTGAACCAGGTACGACTTCCGTGGTGGATTTTGGGGTGTCCTGGGTGGGCCATGTCTCGGCATAATTCTTGTAAGAACAATTATTTCTGACACATATTAGGGCATTGTACTTGTTATTTTCTCCTAATTATCtgtgacaagaaaaaaaaattgtcactcTCTCGCAGCCATTCATTGAAGAATTCAACTATCCCATGCCAGAAAACTGCGCTGGTGGAAATACTGGAATTTTCGTCAATGGAAGAGAACTTCACCAAAAAGATTTGGATTTGCTTGCTCGTAGAGGACTTCCAACTGAGAGGGATAGGTCTTACATCATTGAGATTTCTGGGAAAGTTGTGGATGAGGACACTGGAGAAGAGCTAGACAGCCTTGGCAAACTTGCTCCAACGTAAGAATCTTTTATGTGTAAATTGCTTTAACTAGTAAAATATTGCTATGAATTGTTTTTCTACAAACCGTCTATATCTTTCCATTTTGCCATCTTATCTATGGCTTCTAAGTCCAAATTTTGTGACAGCATGGAAGAATTGTGCCCATATATTTGGGAGCCATATGGAAATAAATTTGTGACTTCTCCTCCTCCTAAGTCTTTTCATTTATgaatacatatattaaaaagcTTATTTCTTATGTGACATTTTGAACAGAGTTGAGAGGGAACAGCATGGATTTGGCATGAAACCTAGAGTGGCTGCacagtgaaattttaaagatcATTAAGTTTTAATGTTGATCCAGAGCTGTTGAAGATATCAATCCATACACCCTGATACATAAAAGCTATTGCTTTGAAGGTTCATATTTAGCTTATTTGAGGCTTTCTGGTTGTTAATGTTGCACGATCAAAGTGTTGGTTTGCTAAATTTTGCATTTGTATACGTGAACCCTGTAATTTTCCCACAAATTTTCGTTGTTACCAAATGTTTACGGAAGGTTTTTCGTGTTGTATTATCTACCTTTGTATAAATGTGTGAGTAATCTTTTGGCATACAAGAAAGAGGGATACCtgtaagaaaaaaagaataaaattatatgtgtttattttttaatatttaattaagtatttaaatataattaaatgattttaaataaaaaacattaaattaaatatttaaaatttggtaaataaaTGGCATTTGATGGGTGACGCAggccaaattaaaatatttttttatagctTGTCCAATATAGCCCAAATAATAGACCTCAAATGTGGGTACTGTCCCTGCGATTACTCGACGCTCTTTAAATTGCCTTCTGACTCTCGGTCTCGGCCGCATCGAATGATGCCTGCTGGTCTGGTTTGCCGCCTGTAAATCTACGGCTTAACCACTCTCtgtataaaaatatagatatatatagatatatcttctttgaaaaaatgaatatgCTTGTTGTTCTTTCCTGTCCTGTCCTGTCCTGTCCATATCCATAAAACAATTGTACAGTTTACATCGATCAGACCAATCTTAAAATTACGACAAGAACATGTTCTCTTTACagcttttaatttaataattatttaagttaataGTGTGTCCAAACAACCGTGTATGTATCACATGGTTTTTTAAAGGCCCAATGACTTATTCACACCCAGGGAATAGTGGAacattaaattatcttttttaactattaaaaactcaaaggtttatctataattaattttttattaaaaattttaattaaaattaaaaataaaattattatttattaaaaattttattatatttttttcttaaatttaaaaaaatttataatttttttaatccaaagtttaaaaattaacaaatacttttttagggtttatttcgTTTTTTCCCAATATTGATTCACTATCTTTGGTGGTCAACTGTCTTCTCTCTCATTTTATCTCTCATTTCGAtcactttctcttttctcttcaattGTCTTCAGTCAAGACGAAGATAAAATCTTTTTCGTTTTATATAAagacatatatttgttttagttGAAGATCGCTAAAAAGGGAAGAGATGCtcagagaaagagataaaacaGGAGAGAGAACAACCAACTGTCAAAGACAGAGAATCGATGTTagagaaaaaatgaacaaactttaggggggtattattagttttcaaactttaggttgaaaacaaattataagatttttaaatctaaaacaaaatacgatagaattttaatttttaaattttttttagtaaataacgattttactcttattctagtaaaatttttaaaagaaatttaattataagtaagtatttaaatttttaaaagttaaagaacgagagtttgagatttcaacATACCTCGGGTGGGACTACGTCTTTTGGCCGTTGTTTAAATGTCCCAATACATTTGAAGCTCCTTCtcctaaattaatttgaaagtcAAAGCACACTAATTTCTTTTGTTTAGTAAGTAGCAAAGACTCGATCTGAATATAAAGCGATTACTATTCTTTATTCTTCACTTTCATGGGATATTATCTgtgaaattagtttttttttaaaattgatatattaaaatgaaaaaaatatttttttataataaataacatttatgtcaaatttcattaaatttatttttattattacatataaataaataaatatcaaaatttaaaactttttatttttaattgaatttcaattgataagaggaaaacatttttttttatatataaaaaaattaattatacaatacttttatattttataaactaataaaaatatttttttattatttaaactaagaagaaggacaatatcatttttactataaaaatttaaaatttttgatataattaaaatattataattaatttattattattttaaaaaatataataaatatttttaaaatttttatatttgttatattatattattatttgttatattaattattataccatattaatttaatatattttataatatatattttatgatgtatttatattatattaatttaatattgtttattatatatattatttttttacaaataaataacgTCATGGCGGGTCGGGTAACCAAGTGGCAAGTTGTCCAGCCTGTGATGTGACAAATACTCAAAGCAGAAAGGGCGTTGAGGGATCCAGAATTAGACAGCTGTAAATTTAAGTAGATCCAATCCAAGCTCTCAAAACAAAAGGACACCCATGTCCATCTGCGTCAACTTTGCTTcaattcttcttcaatcttaATCAGTCCactaattcattttcattttctctaatcACCTTTGGGATGGAAACAAATTGAACTCTCTCTTTTCTGCATTAAGAAAACATTTAAAGAAGACTTGCGGTAttaaattggccaaaggactatttcccacccaaagtatgcgcatttatcaaaattttctctgttaactttaaaaatctcatttactcacctataaactgttaaaattaattgagtttattagttatatcatttcctctcataaaccctaaaaactaataatttcatctcaactcaagttttaaaaaatagcatttccccccctaggatttctaattttcagattcaatttttcagtgtcatttctttctctctagTGACTTTCAAGCGACAATTGTTCCTTTCCGACACAATTTTCTTCTGACGGCTCTCCTGGGAGTGGACGTCGAcaaagacgagtcgtcttcgtcgacgaaCACTCCTAGGAGAGCTGTCAAAAGGAGACCGCATCAGATAGGAAAAGTTGTCGCCTGGAGGTCActaaagagaaagaaacgaTGCTagaaaattaaatctaaaaaattgaaaatcttaagggggaaaatgctagtttttaaaacttaggttgtgagaaattgttagtttttaaggtttatgagaaaaattaaattaaattaaaatttattttttataatacaaataaaataatgaatttactcttaaaattgttagttttaatcATTTATAGATAGGTAAATacgattttcaaaattaacaggaATAATCTAGGGAgaacagcataccttgggtggaaaatagtcttttggcctaataaatttatatgtccCGTGGACAAAATCTTGCCTTTTTATTGCCGTGCATGAATGCAGACTAATCTAGTGATTACAATTATTTGTAATAAACAAGTAATGCATTTACAAGGTAATTACactcttaattt from Mangifera indica cultivar Alphonso chromosome 8, CATAS_Mindica_2.1, whole genome shotgun sequence includes:
- the LOC123223690 gene encoding protein ENHANCED DISEASE RESISTANCE 4-like isoform X2, producing the protein MTESSKVRLVRCPKCENLLPELEDYSVYQCGGCGAVLRAKVKNRETDTLSEKSEEEKIGEASTKSPTSSEKGIADSSEASDTDKADSGSLRCDQGVSQKNEVELADRFTNQSKVTNDNTGVERGLDVNTRKDETDNAIGIQNRNLNSRIGYTGGSQRSGQMSDWQTGERSEAEGSHKTMRTDAGGVRFLTSNYPEEGPSSYHSNSSYCYREPLRNRTGLDGANRVQYLEQDRVELLRKLDELKEQVSRSCDVAEKPKEKVPVDGRIVPPDPFGGSDSWLPNGSLGSDQSSMPFSGPDKHVAGPSYFNHGPDPFPYTNGHKMPLHGLHPSIHNPNHVPGYGDPFESQVLRRVSNQLPSQYQQPPSHPYFSGQYVDTTHYPFESYQQNAIFHQPSYSCYHCYDKHQQVSAPVQSTAFGNKPNNSMLYHHEIPGAFGPCVHNFGVAVPPSNFHGPQSHTRQPSDLNSKMGGFVHCYPRRVVLASGGRHCRPIAGGAPFFICNNCFELLQLPKKAKLMAKNRQKLLCGTCSLIINFEVINKKLVLSAQAETKQIATEVDNSSVEAVKEYISHSHGHFDRSGANFSSDDYDNSGYDFEAMDREPVPLPTDQVLNLGKPLEMQSLHYSSPSTCEDETSPEVLIAQKEVTKSTQQPTKATLSPPPAGSPLQEHFDYSSNNHAVNRFGKGNRSSRSDQEKLIPNRVATRQNSLKEASLATEMEVPLNEYSNTVMSQDSGDVIREDDIPRTNKGSESFFANIFKKSFKTDDHGKSNVSVNGHVIPDRVVKKAEKSAGPIRPGQYWYDFRGGFWGVLGGPCLGIILKTALVEILEFSSMEENFTKKIWICLLVEDFQLRGIGLTSLRFLGKLWMRTLEKS
- the LOC123223690 gene encoding protein ENHANCED DISEASE RESISTANCE 4-like isoform X1, which gives rise to MTESSKVRLVRCPKCENLLPELEDYSVYQCGGCGAVLRAKVKNRETDTLSEKSEEEKIGEASTKSPTSSEKGIADSSEASDTDKADSGSLRCDQGVSQKNEVELADRFTNQSKVTNDNTGVERGLDVNTRKDETDNAIGIQNRNLNSRIGYTGGSQRSGQMSDWQTGERSEAEGSHKTMRTDAGGVRFLTSNYPEEGPSSYHSNSSYCYREPLRNRTGLDGANRVQYLEQDRVELLRKLDELKEQVSRSCDVAEKPKEKVPVDGRIVPPDPFGGSDSWLPNGSLGSDQSSMPFSGPDKHVAGPSYFNHGPDPFPYTNGHKMPLHGLHPSIHNPNHVPGYGDPFESQVLRRVSNQLPSQYQQPPSHPYFSGQYVDTTHYPFESYQQNAIFHQPSYSCYHCYDKHQQVSAPVQSTAFGNKPNNSMLYHHEIPGAFGPCVHNFGVAVPPSNFHGPQSHTRQPSDLNSKMGGFVHCYPRRVVLASGGRHCRPIAGGAPFFICNNCFELLQLPKKAKLMAKNRQKLLCGTCSLIINFEVINKKLVLSAQAETKQIATEVDNSSVEAVKEYISHSHGHFDRSGANFSSDDYDNSGYDFEAMDREPVPLPTDQVLNLGKPLEMQSLHYSSPSTCEDETSPEVLIAQKEVTKSTQQPTKATLSPPPAGSPLQEHFDYSSNNHAVNRFGKGNRSSRSDQEKLIPNRVATRQNSLKEASLATEMEVPLNEYSNTVMSQDSGDVIREDDIPRTNKGSESFFANIFKKSFKTDDHGKSNVSVNGHVIPDRVVKKAEKSAGPIRPGQYWYDFRGGFWGVLGGPCLGIILPFIEEFNYPMPENCAGGNTGIFVNGRELHQKDLDLLARRGLPTERDRSYIIEISGKVVDEDTGEELDSLGKLAPTVEREQHGFGMKPRVAAQ